The following are encoded together in the Brassica napus cultivar Da-Ae chromosome A9, Da-Ae, whole genome shotgun sequence genome:
- the LOC106369102 gene encoding probable inactive purple acid phosphatase 1 gives MRRQQQSVAVLVTLYVVVVVLALGGRIQQVESHKDQPLSGIAIHETTFHLNDKAHVKASPTLLGSNGQHSEFVLVEFTSPHPSDDDWIGVFSPADFNASTCPGDNKMVSLPRLCSAPIKFQYANFSNPRYSNTGTGSLNLQLINQRSDFSFALFSGGLLNPKLVAVSNKVAFENPNAPVYPRLALGKEWDTMTVTWTSGYGLKIAEPVVEWGVKGGERKLSPAGTLTFARNTMCGAPARTVGWRDPGYIHTAFLKELWPNAKYTYRVGHRLTNDAFVWSKEYQFKSTPFPGQNSLQQVVIFGDMGKAEVDGTNEYNDFQRASLNTTKQLIKDLKKTDAVFHIGDICYANGYLSQWDQFTAQIEPIASTVPYMIASGNHERDWPDSGSFYQGLDSGGECGVPAETMFYVPAQNRAKFWYSSDYGMFRFCVADTEHDWREGTEQYKFIEQCLASVDRKTQPWLIFLAHRVLGYSSTSFYAEEGSFGEPMGRDSLQKLWQKYKVDIAIYGHAHNYERTCPVYQSVCTSDEKTNYKGTFNGTIHIVAGGAGAGLAEFSDLQPNWSIVRDYDYGFLKLTAANYSNLLFEYKKSSDGTVHDSFKISRDYRDVLACAVDSCPATTLAS, from the exons ATGAGAAGGCAACAACAATCCGTTGCAGTCTTGGTGACTCTTtatgtagtagtagtagtattaGCTCTTGGTGGAAGAATTCAACAAGTGGAATCTCATAAAGACCAGCCTTTATCAGGAATTGCTATCCATGAAACAACGTTCCATCTCAATGACAAAGCTCATGTCAAAGCCTCTCCAACACTTCTTGGATCCAAT gGTCAACATAGTGAATTTGTGTTGGTGGAGTTTACTTCTCCACACCCATCAGACGATGATTGGATTGGAGTGTTCTCTCCTGCAGATTtcaa TGCTTCCACTTGTCCAGGAGATAACAAAATGGTGAGCCTACCTAGGCTTTGTTCAGCTCCTATCAAG TTTCAATATGCAAACTTTAGTAATCCAAGATACAGCAACACTGGAACCGGTTCCTTGAATCTTCAACTCATCAACCAGAGATCAGATTTTTCATTCGCCCTCTTCTCTGGCGGCTTGCTGAAT CCCAAGCTTGTGGCAGTCTCAAACAAAGTAGCCTTTGAGAACCCAAATGCACCAGTTTACCCTCGCTTAGCGCTAGGCAAAGAATGGGATACA ATGACAGTGACATGGACTAGTGGCTACGGACTCAAGATAGCTGAACCTGTTGTCGAGTGGGGGGTTAAAGGAGGAGAACGTAAACTCTCACCCGCTGGAACACTGACCTTTGCGCGCAACACCATGTGTGGTGCACCTGCAAGGACCGTGGGATGGCGTGATCCTGGTTACATACACACAGCTTTTCTCAAAGAGCTGTGGCCTAATGCCAAGTATACCTACAGAGTTGGGCATAGACTGACCAATGATGCATTTGTATGGAGTAAAGAGTATCAGTTCAAATCCACTCCATTTCCAGGACAAAACTCTCTCCAACAAGTTGTAATCTTTGGAGACATGGGAAAG GCTGAGGTTGATGGCACAAACGAGTATAATGACTTCCAACGAGCTTCTCTCAACACCACAAAGCAGCTTATTAAAGATCTAAAGAAGACAGATGCAGTGTTCCACATTGGAGATATCTGTTATGCTAATGGATACCTTTCACAGTGGGATCAGTTCACAGCTCAGATTGAGCCTATTGCTTCCACTGTTCCATACATGATTGCAAG CGGAAACCATGAGCGTGACTGGCCAGACTCGGGATCGTTTTACCAGGGTTTAGACTCTGGAGGAGAATGTGGTGTACCAGCTGAGACAATGTTCTATGTTCCTGCTCAAAACAGAGCTAAGTTCTGGTACTCGAGTGACTATGGAATGTTTAGGTTCTGTGTTGCTGACACAGAACATGACTGGAGAGAAGGAACTGAGCAATACAAGTTTATCGAGCAGTGCTTAGCCTCAGTAGACAGAAAAACACAGCCGTGGCTGATATTCTTAGCTCACCGCGTGCTCGGTTACTCCTCCACGTCTTTCTACGCGGAAGAAGGCTCTTTTGGAGAACCAATGGGGAGAGATAGTCTACAGAAGCTATGGCAAAAGTACAAAGTAGACATTGCAATCTATGGCCATGCACATAACTACGAGAGAACATGCCCGGTTTACCAG AGTGTATGCACTAGTGATGAGAAAACCAATTACAAGGGTACATTCAATGGGACGATCCACATTGTTGCTGGAGGTGCAGGAGCTGGTCTTGCTGAGTTCTCTGATCTCCAACCGAACTGGAGTATTGTCAGAGATTACGACTATGGATTCCTTAAACTAACAGCGGCTAATTACTCCAATCTTCTTTTTGAGTACAAGAAGAGCAGTGACGGAACAGTCCATGATTCGTTCAAGATATCAAGAGATTATAGAGACGTCTTGGCTTGTGCTGTTGATAGTTGCCCTGCAACTACACTTGCTTCATAA
- the LOC106369103 gene encoding ninja-family protein AFP2-like, which translates to MGEEAREWNKGTNLSLDMNKYPRDLLRGFMSENVDGRDETSDCEDETAVELNLGLSLGGRFGVDKAPRKLKRSSSVLSTMPFESSIVADKEEVEPENYTVGLARTTSLPAEMEEEWRKRKEMQSLRRMEAKRRRCEKQSSQTASFESERWVNASKSGFLQRHLVSPRQVCVDSHGGGGSSSSLSELDNKNQQQGSSNSCGDQISPKMMTRCSSNNSESHGNENETPKGKGTASSTGLFDMPCVFTKGDGPNGRRVDGILYKYGKGEEVRIMCICHGSFLTPAEFVKHGGGGDVDRPLRHIVVNTSPSTF; encoded by the exons atgGGGGAAGAAGCAAGGGAATGGAACAAAGGAACAAATCTTTCTCTCGACATGAACAAGTACCCTAGAGATCTGTTACGAGGCTTCATGTCTGAAAACGTTGACGGAAGAGATGAAACTTCCGACTGCGAAGATGAGACTGCGGTTGAGCTGAATCTTGGTTTGTCCTTAGGAGGTCGGTTCGGAGTAGACAAGGCTCCGAGGAAGCTTAAACGGTCTTCTTCTGTTTTGAGCACTATGCCGTTTGAGAGCTCTATCGTAGCTGACAAGGAGGAGGTCGAGCCGGAGAATTACACGGTGGGTTTAGCGAGAACGACGTCGTTGCCAGCGGAGATGGAGGAAGAATGGAGGAAGAGGAAAGAGATGCAGTCGCTTAGGAGAATGGAAGCTAAGAGGAGGAGGTGCGAGAAACAGAGCTCCCAAACGGCGTCGTTTGAGTCTGAGAGATGGGTCAACGCTAGTAAAAGCGGGTTTCTACAGAGACATTTGGTTTCTCCTAGACAAGTGTGTGTTGATTCCCATGGAGGAGGAGGGAGCTCGTCGAGCTTGTCGGAGCTGGACAACAAGAATCAACAACAAG GTTCATCAAACAGTTGTGGTGACCAAATAAGCCCAAAGATGATGACAAGATGTTCATCTAATAACAGCGAAAGCCACGGGAATGAGAACGAGACCCCTAAAGGCAAAGGGACGGCTTCGTCTACCGGTTTGTTTGACATGCCGTGTGTGTTCACCAAAGGTGACGGTCCAAACGGAAGACGTGTCGATGGGATTCTATACAAGTATGGTAAAGGAGAGGAGGTTAGGATCATGTGCATTTGCCATGGCAGTTTCTTGACGCCTGCAGAGTTTGTTAAacacggtggtggtggtgatgttGATCGTCCTCTTCGGCATATCGTCGTCAATACTTCTCCTTCAACGTTTTGA